A stretch of the Thalassotalea euphylliae genome encodes the following:
- the gmhB gene encoding D-glycero-beta-D-manno-heptose 1,7-bisphosphate 7-phosphatase: MKKALFLDRDGIINIDHGYVHKIEEFEFVDGIFDVCRYALDMGFEIIVITNQAGIARGYYTVGDFDVLTNWMKVEFAKRDIPISDVYFCPHHPDPKNQGQSHNEFVKTCDCRKPAPGMILQAAKDHNINIAHSAFIGDKVSDMQAAEAAGIHNKILVSSQYQDDGNTHAHRITCIREAAAFLC; encoded by the coding sequence ATGAAAAAAGCACTATTTTTAGATCGTGACGGCATTATCAATATTGACCACGGCTATGTGCACAAAATAGAAGAGTTCGAATTTGTCGATGGTATTTTTGACGTATGCCGTTATGCGCTGGATATGGGCTTTGAAATTATTGTCATTACCAATCAAGCGGGCATTGCGCGCGGTTATTACACTGTGGGTGACTTTGACGTGTTAACCAATTGGATGAAAGTTGAGTTTGCTAAACGCGATATTCCAATTTCTGATGTCTATTTTTGTCCACATCATCCTGATCCCAAAAACCAAGGGCAGAGTCACAATGAATTTGTTAAAACTTGTGATTGTCGTAAGCCTGCGCCGGGAATGATTCTGCAAGCGGCAAAAGATCATAATATCAATATCGCACATAGTGCTTTTATTGGCGACAAGGTTTCAGATATGCAAGCAGCAGAAGCTGCAGGTATTCACAATAAGATACTGGTATCGAGCCAATATCAGGATGATGGAAATACGCACGCACACCGAATCACCTGTATTAGAGAAGCGGCAGCCTTCCTTTGTTAA
- a CDS encoding SDR family oxidoreductase, with protein sequence MNVENKTIVVTGGGQGLGRAIAVNLAAQGAKLALIDLDAELLQETVALVEKAGSSAKFYIANVTIESDVEAVFEQINQDFEGFDGLVNNAGILRDGMLLKEKDGEIVKKMSLAQFQSVIDVNLTGVFLCGREAAAHMVKNKRKGVIVNMSSIARNGNMGQTNYAASKAGVVAMTVTWARELGRYGIRVGAIAPGVIRTAMTDAMKPEMRERLEKMKPVGRLGEADEIAHTVKYIFENEFFSGRVVEIDGGLAM encoded by the coding sequence ATGAATGTAGAGAATAAAACAATTGTCGTCACCGGTGGTGGTCAAGGGCTCGGGCGTGCTATTGCAGTAAATTTAGCTGCGCAAGGGGCAAAGTTAGCACTCATTGACCTTGATGCAGAGCTGCTGCAAGAGACAGTGGCCTTGGTTGAAAAAGCGGGTTCTTCAGCCAAGTTCTATATTGCCAATGTCACCATTGAGTCTGATGTGGAAGCCGTATTTGAACAAATCAACCAAGACTTTGAAGGCTTTGATGGGCTCGTTAACAATGCTGGTATATTGCGCGACGGTATGCTGCTCAAAGAAAAAGACGGTGAAATTGTTAAGAAAATGTCGTTAGCACAATTTCAGTCAGTTATTGATGTCAACCTGACTGGCGTGTTCTTATGTGGTAGAGAAGCTGCTGCTCATATGGTTAAAAACAAACGCAAAGGCGTTATTGTTAATATGTCTTCAATTGCCCGCAACGGTAATATGGGTCAAACCAACTACGCTGCATCAAAAGCTGGCGTTGTGGCCATGACGGTTACTTGGGCACGTGAGCTAGGGCGTTATGGTATCCGAGTAGGTGCAATCGCGCCGGGGGTTATCCGCACCGCAATGACGGATGCCATGAAACCGGAAATGCGTGAACGTTTAGAGAAAATGAAACCTGTTGGTCGCCTGGGCGAAGCTGATGAAATTGCTCATACGGTAAAATACATTTTTGAAAATGAATTCTTTTCCGGACGTGTCGTCGAAATCGATGGCGGCTTAGCTATGTAG
- the mmsB gene encoding 3-hydroxyisobutyrate dehydrogenase — translation MAIKIAFIGLGNMGGPMAINLVKAGRANGNKVCVYDLSAQAVVDVVEHGAATAVSASKAVDDADVIISMLPAGKHVEQLYLSEGEGLIHHIKSGALVIDSSTIDATTAKKVAGVLVEQGIDFIDAPVSGGVGGAKAGTLSFMVGGTVDSFTRAEPILSQMGKNIFHAGEHGAGQVAKVCNNMLLSVLMVGTSEALQLGIANGLDPKVLSNIMSKSSGSNWTLDVYNPCPDVMDNVPSSNDYQGGFMVDLMAKDLGLAMETALASKSSTPMGALARSLYAMHAQAGNGGIDFSSIFKIFEQNQNN, via the coding sequence ATGGCAATAAAAATCGCCTTTATTGGCTTAGGTAACATGGGTGGCCCTATGGCCATTAATTTGGTTAAAGCGGGGCGCGCAAATGGTAACAAGGTGTGCGTTTACGACTTATCCGCACAAGCTGTGGTTGATGTGGTAGAGCATGGTGCAGCCACAGCAGTCTCTGCCAGCAAAGCCGTTGACGATGCTGACGTGATTATTTCCATGTTGCCTGCGGGCAAACATGTTGAACAACTATACCTAAGCGAGGGTGAAGGACTTATCCACCATATCAAGTCAGGTGCTTTGGTAATTGATTCGTCAACCATAGATGCAACCACGGCGAAGAAAGTAGCGGGTGTTCTTGTTGAGCAGGGCATTGATTTTATCGATGCACCAGTCTCTGGCGGTGTTGGCGGCGCTAAAGCGGGTACCTTAAGTTTTATGGTCGGTGGGACTGTTGATAGTTTTACCCGAGCCGAGCCTATTCTTTCGCAAATGGGCAAAAACATCTTCCACGCTGGCGAACATGGCGCAGGGCAAGTTGCCAAGGTGTGCAATAACATGTTGTTGTCGGTATTGATGGTGGGCACGTCCGAAGCACTGCAACTTGGTATCGCTAATGGTTTAGACCCGAAGGTGCTTTCCAACATTATGAGTAAATCATCAGGCAGTAACTGGACACTTGATGTCTATAACCCTTGTCCTGACGTCATGGACAATGTGCCTTCGTCTAATGATTATCAAGGCGGCTTTATGGTCGATTTGATGGCGAAAGATTTAGGGTTAGCAATGGAAACTGCGCTAGCTAGCAAGTCATCAACGCCGATGGGTGCACTTGCCAGAAGTTTATATGCAATGCATGCACAAGCTGGTAATGGCGGTATCGACTTTTCCAGTATCTTTAAGATTTTTGAGCAAAACCAGAACAATTAA
- a CDS encoding enoyl-CoA hydratase/isomerase family protein: MSDVVLFETLNCVNGKAIGLATLNAEKSLNALSGEMIAALYPQLLAWQQDDTIAAVLLQGKGEKAFCAGGDIVKLYREMCNHPDAYAPEVEAYFANEYRLDHLIHNFGKPFMVWGNGIVMGGGLGMMVGGSHRIVTETSRIAMPEISIGLLPDVGGTKFLNEMPDNCGLFLGLTGASINAADAKYTHLADFFMLATQKSALLDKLVTIQWSDTAADNHKLLSSLISEFEHSAKPSMPASPVQEHKSLINQLTSASTLTEIVNDIVSYPIEDKWFNRAQAALKHGSAISAHLVYRQLREGKELSLADCYRFELGLTVKGGKYGEFQEGVRALLVDKDNRPNWRFESIESVDNDVIDWFFKPPWSASEHPLLDLGTT; this comes from the coding sequence ATGTCAGATGTAGTGCTATTTGAAACACTCAATTGTGTAAACGGTAAAGCGATAGGCCTTGCGACCCTCAATGCAGAAAAGTCGCTTAATGCCTTAAGCGGTGAAATGATCGCGGCTTTGTATCCGCAGCTGCTTGCTTGGCAGCAAGACGACACTATTGCGGCTGTTTTATTGCAGGGAAAAGGTGAAAAAGCGTTTTGTGCGGGCGGTGATATCGTCAAACTGTATCGTGAAATGTGTAACCACCCAGATGCGTATGCGCCAGAAGTTGAAGCGTATTTTGCCAACGAATACCGGCTTGACCACCTTATTCACAACTTTGGCAAACCTTTTATGGTGTGGGGCAATGGTATTGTTATGGGAGGTGGTCTAGGAATGATGGTCGGCGGTAGTCATCGTATTGTCACTGAAACCAGTCGAATTGCCATGCCGGAAATCAGTATTGGTTTATTACCCGATGTCGGCGGAACAAAATTCTTAAACGAAATGCCTGATAACTGCGGACTGTTTTTAGGACTGACCGGCGCATCAATTAATGCCGCGGATGCTAAATACACACATTTAGCTGACTTTTTTATGCTAGCAACGCAAAAAAGTGCGCTTTTAGATAAGTTAGTGACTATACAGTGGAGCGATACGGCTGCAGATAACCACAAATTGCTAAGTTCACTGATAAGTGAATTTGAGCACTCTGCAAAGCCTTCAATGCCAGCATCTCCAGTTCAAGAACACAAATCGCTTATTAACCAACTCACCTCAGCAAGTACCTTAACCGAAATTGTTAACGATATTGTTAGTTATCCAATTGAAGACAAGTGGTTTAACAGAGCACAAGCTGCCCTTAAACACGGCAGCGCGATTAGCGCACACCTAGTTTATCGCCAGTTACGTGAGGGCAAAGAGTTGTCACTTGCAGATTGTTATCGATTTGAGCTGGGGCTGACCGTTAAGGGCGGCAAATATGGTGAGTTCCAAGAGGGAGTTCGCGCCTTGCTCGTTGATAAAGACAATCGACCAAACTGGCGGTTTGAGTCAATTGAGTCCGTCGATAATGACGTTATCGATTGGTTTTTTAAGCCACCTTGGTCAGCGTCAGAACATCCACTGCTTGATTTAGGTACTACATAA
- a CDS encoding acyl-CoA dehydrogenase family protein: MNFNLTEDQQAFADTAKQFSDAELAPYAAKWDAEHIFPKNVITRAGELGFCGLYTPEEAGGLGLSRLDSAIIFEQLAMGCTATTAMMTIHNMATWMIASWGKDALKQAWCPSLVTGEKLASYCLTEPGAGSDAASLRTSAKRDGDEYVINGTKMFISGAGETDILVVMARTGGEGAAGISAIAISANTDGIIYGKSEEKLGWNAQPTKQITFDNVRVPVANLLGEEGEGFKFAMKGLDGGRINIAVCSIGTAQQALNTAMSYMQEREQFGKPIAAFQGLQFKLADMATELVAARQMVRLAAFKLDNNDPEKTAYCAMAKRFATDIGFKVCDAALQIHGGYGYIKEYPLERHFRDVRVHQILEGTNEIMRVIIARRLLAEGSGQLL, from the coding sequence TCCTAAAAACGTCATTACTCGCGCTGGTGAGCTTGGCTTTTGTGGCTTGTACACGCCAGAGGAGGCTGGCGGCTTAGGCTTAAGTCGATTGGATTCCGCGATTATTTTTGAACAACTTGCGATGGGCTGCACCGCAACCACGGCAATGATGACCATTCATAATATGGCAACGTGGATGATTGCCAGCTGGGGTAAAGATGCGCTCAAGCAGGCTTGGTGCCCAAGCTTAGTGACTGGTGAAAAGCTAGCTTCCTATTGTTTAACTGAGCCGGGTGCCGGCTCAGATGCTGCATCGCTTCGCACTTCGGCTAAACGTGACGGCGATGAATACGTTATTAATGGTACTAAGATGTTTATCTCTGGTGCCGGTGAAACGGATATTTTAGTGGTGATGGCTCGAACTGGTGGCGAAGGTGCCGCAGGTATATCGGCAATCGCTATTTCGGCAAATACCGACGGCATTATTTATGGCAAGTCGGAAGAGAAGCTCGGCTGGAATGCCCAGCCAACCAAGCAAATTACCTTTGATAATGTCAGAGTTCCGGTTGCAAACCTGCTCGGTGAAGAAGGTGAAGGCTTTAAATTTGCCATGAAAGGGCTTGATGGTGGCCGCATCAACATCGCCGTGTGTTCAATAGGCACAGCGCAGCAAGCGCTTAATACCGCAATGAGTTATATGCAAGAGCGTGAACAATTTGGCAAACCTATCGCAGCCTTTCAGGGCTTACAGTTCAAATTGGCGGATATGGCAACTGAACTAGTCGCAGCTCGTCAAATGGTCAGGCTGGCAGCATTTAAACTAGATAATAACGACCCAGAAAAAACAGCGTATTGCGCAATGGCAAAGCGTTTTGCCACCGATATCGGCTTTAAAGTTTGTGATGCTGCGCTGCAAATTCACGGTGGCTATGGTTATATCAAAGAATACCCGCTGGAACGCCATTTTAGAGATGTGCGTGTTCATCAAATTTTAGAAGGTACTAATGAAATTATGCGTGTCATTATTGCCCGTCGGTTATTGGCCGAAGGCTCAGGTCAATTGCTCTAA